The window CAGCTTGATCGGATCCGCCGCAAAATCAATCAGCGCCATAGGCAGCCCCATCACTGCACTCTGCAGCGTGTGGCGGTCCGGGTGGTGTGCCGCCTCCTCCTCCGTCATCGTTCCGGCACGCACGCGCTCTTCGAGGAGAGGTGTCAGCGAGTGATCCGCATTCAGTCGGGTCAAAAGTCCCCGACGGTAAAGAAACAAAGGCGAATCCCCCACACTGATCCATTGCACCTCCTGGTGGCTGACCAGAACGGAGAGCATCGTCGTGCCCATCGGCGGTGCCACGGAGGGCATGCGGTCCGTGATGTAGCCCAGCGTTTCATTGGCCGTATCCAGAGCCGTGCGCAGGCGCCAGCTCGCATCTCCCGGTTGTTCATGAAACGCCCGCACAAAAGCATTCACCGCCAGGTAGCTGGCCACGCTGCCGCCAGCATGAGCCCCCAGACCGTCACCCACGACGAGCAGCAGCTTTTGCAACGGCTCCTCCGTCATTTCTGCCGCATCGGCAAAGGCATAGTAGTCCTCCTGGTTATCCCGCCGCCCCTTGTACTGGCGCGCGGCAAAGTCCTGCTCCTGCACAAAAGCAGGCGCGGTAGGTGGCATGAAAATGGGCAGTGGGACAGGAGCGGTCACTCAGCGTAAAACTTAAAGATCGTGGTGTGCAAATAGGGCTCGCCAGGGCGCACAACGGCACTGGGGAACTGCGGCTTGTTCGGGCTGTCCGGATACTTTTGGGTTTCCAGACAGAATCCATGGCGGGCCTCATACACATGTCCCGCCTTGCCCTTCACACCTTTCAGATGATTGCCGGTGTAAAGCTGCACCGCAGGGTCGCTCGTATGCACCTCCATCACGCGGCCGCTTTTCGGGTCCTTGGCCCGCGCCGCCAGCTTGATCCCAGAACCTGGCAGCACATAATTGTGGTCATACCCCTTGCCCTGGATCAACGGTTTATAGTTTGTTCCGATGCGCTCGCCGATAAGATGCGGTGTCGTAAAATCCAGCGCCGTGTCCACAAGGCTCACGATCTCCCCGGTAGGAATCAGGGCGTCATCTGTCGCGGTAAAGGTTTCTGCCGGGATGGTTAGCTCATGCCCCAAAATATCCCCACTGCCTTCCCCTGCGAGATTGAAGTAACTGTGGTTCGTCAGGTTCACCACTGTCGCCTTGTCCGTCGTGGCCCGGTATTCGATCTTCAGTTCCTGTTCAGGCGTGACGGTGTAGGTTACCGTGCAGTCCAGCTTTCCAGGGAATCCCTCCTCGCCATCGGCACTCGTGTAGCTCAGCTCCACCGCCACCTCATCTTCCAACACCCGGGCCTTCCAGACTTTTTTGTCAAAGGCCTCCTTACCACCATGGATGTGATGCTTACCCGAGTTCGCCGTGACTTCATGCTGTACGCCATCAATCTGAAATGAGGCCCCGCCAATCCGGTTCGCATAACGTCCTGTGATGCAGCCAAAGTGAGGATGTTTGCCCAGATAAGGCTCCAGCGTGTCAAATCCCAGCACCACATCCGCCACCACGCCTTTTTTGTCCGGCACCTTCACGGCGACGATGATGCCCCCGTAATTGGTCACCTGCACCTCCAGCCCAGCACCTCGGCTCAGGGTAAAAAGTTGCACCTCTTCACCTGCGGTTGTTTTTCCCCAGGACGTGGAGACGACGTGGGCAGCAACGGACGATGATGAGGTCATGAGGGCAAAAGCAGCAGCGAAAAGGACGCAGCGAAACATGAGGCAGGATGGATTCTAACCATCCAATGTGGCTGCTACCGCCCGACTGCGCAAGACTCGAATTGCCCGCAGGCCAGGCCTAAAGACCTTACCTTCAACTCCATCGGCTGCGCCGACGCAGCAGCAGAGCCAGGCCCGACATGCCGATCAGCATCGCCCCACTGGGCTCGGGGATTGGTGCACAATCTCCTTTCAAAGTCACATTGTCCAGATACAGGGCACCACCCGTGCCACCCCACGCATACAATTCCACGTTAAAGGTTTCGCCGCTGAATTCGATGCCGAAAGGCAGTTCGGCACTGCCATTGGCAAAATCAAAGTCCAACGTCGTCCAGCCAGAAGCGCTCGCAATGCTGACCGGGCCAGAATTCCGCTGCTGGATTGTTCCCGTCGCATCTTCCCAAAAAATAGAGGCCATGATCGAGTCTGGAGAATACGCGTAGGGCCGCTTAACATCCACCGACAGTCCGCTGATCGTGCCCAGGCTCGTCGCCGAGGCCTGCACCTCAAATGCCAGCGTCTTTGGCCATTGCCAGAGTCCGCTACGGTTCAAATACACTGCCGAATCATACTGGTTGCGGTCCCAGCCTGAATAAGTGCGGAAGGCACTGCCATCCGGTCCACCTGAAGTGCGCAGCCCTTCATTCAGGCAGCAGGCATCCAAATCCGTCACATCAATGCACGGGGAAATGCAGCTCGCCTCATTTGCAGCATTCACGCCAGCCAGATGATTGAAGTCAAAACGCCCCAACACATTGGCCTGTGCAGAAGCGGCCAGCAGCATGGTGGTCGCAAAAGAGACGATTAAAGTTTTCATAGGGGCAGGCTTAGACGATGCACAAGATCGACACTCACTTTTGCGTTGATTATCAAATATGAGTGTTATGTCTGGAAATAATAAGAGCACTCTCACATTCATCAATATCAAAAATGGAAATTTTACCACTTTTGTATTTCATTTCTGCTAATTATTAAAAAAGCTGAGCCACTAATCTGTTCCCCACGCTACCCACAGATCTGGCCTGCGGCTCTCCACCTGCCTTTTGCCCCGCAACACCCCGTGGTGCTCCACGTATCCTCCTGCATGAATCGCCGCTCTCTTCTTCACGCCCTGGCCGCCGCCTCCCTTCCGGGCTTCCTGCCAGCTGCCGAGCATCTCCCGCAAAATCTAACCTTCATCGGCCAGGCGAAATTTGACCGCATTGTCACCCGTGCCCTCCAGGAAAAATGGCGCACCCTGCCCATCGGCGAGCGCATCACCCGCGCCGCGCGCGCCATGGCCGGCACGCCGTATGTCGGCTACACCCTTGAGATCCACGACCACATCGAATCCCCCTCCGCCAACTTCGATGGTCAGGACTGCTGGACCTTCTTTGAGATCGCCCTCGGCCTTGCCCGCATGCTGGCCCTCCCTCAGGACCGCTTCACGCCCGCCGACCTCCTGCATCAGATCGAACTCACCCGCTACCGCAGCGGCATCTGCAATGGCAGCTACCTGGACCGCATCCACTACCTCGACGAATGGTTCCAGGATAACCAAAAACGTGGCCACATTCGCAACATCACCCCCACGCTGGGGAAAACCGTTCCGCTCGAAGGCCGCCGCATTGATGAAATGACCGTGCTGTGGAAAAGCTACCGCTACCTGAAGCACAACCCCGACCTCCGTCCCGGCATGGCCCGGATCGAGGCCGAGCTGCAAACGCGCCCCTTCCGCTACCTGCCCAAGGACCAGGTGCGCGACATCGAACCCCGGCTGCAAAGCGGCGACATCATCGGCATCGTCACTCACAAGCCCCATGTCTATTGCAGCCACGTCGGGCTGGCCGTGCGCACCGCCGATGGCACCTGCCATTTCATGCACGCCTCCCAGACTCATAAACGGGTGCTGGTAGACAAAGCCCTGCATGCCTACCTGGCCGACTTTAAAAGTCACGCCGGAATCGTGGTGGCGCGCCCCCTGGATTGATGCCACACTCCGCACATGTTGCTCGCCGAGATTGATCCCATCCAGATCATCATCATCGTCATCGCCATGGGCGCCGGCTTTGTGCAGTGGCTCTGGGGACTCATCAAACAGGGCAAAGACGAGGCCGAACGGCGCAACGCCGCGCCGCTGAGCGACGAAGATCGTGAAGCTCGCGAACAGGCCTGGCAGCAGCAGATGAAGTCCCCAGGCAGCCCCAACCGCCCATCTCCCAAAACACCACCGCCCGTCCAGGATCCCTGGGCCACCGTCAAAGACGTGTTCGAGCAGATCAAAGAAGAATCCCGCAAAGCCCAGAACCCCGGCCTTCCTCCGCCCGTCCCCCAGCGCCCTGCCACTCCGCCCCCTAGCCGCCAGCGCACACAGCCCGGCACCGTTCGGGCCGATGTCCGCCCCGCTCCCACTCCGCCCCCCATCCCTGCGGATCCCTTCCCCGAAACGGCCAAGGCCAACACGCCAGCCACACCACCCGTCTTTTTCGCCTCGCCACCCACCCCACCGTTGCTCAAGCCCGCCCATGATTCGGCCTCCAGCCTGTCCACACCCGAGCTCAACGACCTCCGCAAACTCCTCCAAACACCAGCCAATCTTCGCCAGGCTGTTTTGCTTCGGGAAATACTTGGTCCGCCAAAAGCCTTGCAATCTTCCGGCGATTCGGCATTTTAGCAGTCCCTTCGCAAGAACTGCACATGCCGGTGTGGTGAAATGGTAGACGCGCTAGACTCAAAATCTTGTTCCGAAAGGAGTGTCGGTTCGAGTCCGACCACCGGCACCACCCCTTGAAAATCAAGGGTTTACACAAAAAAGGCCCGACTCACTGAGTCGGGCTTTTTTGCGGCCTGGAGCCAAAAAAGAGCCAAAAGTTATCACTGATTTCCAGGGAACTGAAGGCTCCACCAGCATTGCCATCGCATCCGCCACTGAGCGCCATTCGCGTTTATCCCCCTCGGCAAGGGTCGATCTGTGGGGCTCAATCATTCTTGGATCTACGGATTCAAGGAGATTGAAATCATTCGCAGAAATTTTAATCAGCCTTTTTTAATTCCTACTAGACAAAGAGGAATAAAAGGCCACTTAATCTCATACTCATTCAGTATGGGTTTAGTTGTGAGGTCAAAAACCAGCAACGCTGCCGATCCGAAAAATGGAAGGCACCCGCTCAATCTCAAGGCTCCACGCCCATCCGACCTGCATTCAGGAAGAGGGCCTCCACACCGTTATGAAACTCCCCCATATCCTTCGCCCACTGCTGTTTCTCAGCCTGGGGCTGCCCCTCCTGTCTCCGGCCGTCGATGTCCTCAAAACCTGGGATGGCGATGCCAACAATGCACTCAACAACGCCAGCAACTGGAACAATGAGCAGCGGCCGACTTTCGGGGCCGCCGCCAATACCGATGCCCTGCTCTTCCCCGGCACAGGCACAGGCGTCGTGAATGTGAATTTGGATGCCACGTCGAAAAGCATCATCGTCAGCGGGGGCTTGGGCTACACATTCCAGGGCGCCTTTCCCCTGCGCCTGGGGGATACCAGCACGGGCACGGTGCAACCGAACTCCGGCTTCTTCATCAACAACAGCACTGCCAACCTGGCCCTGACCACCACGGGCGGCGTGTTTTTTTCCTTTGGCAAGCTGGATGCCGCAGGCAGCACCATCTCCGTCGGGGCCAACAGCTTCATCGACATCGGCAACGGCGCGGCCACCACCGGGCGCAACCTCATCATCACCGGCCCGAACAACGTAACCATCAGCGGCCTGATTTCTGGCCTGGGCAGCCAGACGAGCCAAGGCGGTCACCTGATCAAACAAGGTCCCGGCAGCCTCCTGCTCAATGGCAGCAGCGCCGCCTGGAATGGCCGCATCTTCCTGGAGGAAGGCAGCATCCGCATCAACCGCGCCACTTCGCTGGGCTCTGCCGCAGGCGATACCGTGCTGGGCGGCGGTCTCTCCACTGGCAGGCTAGAAATTTCCGGCAGCATCGCCCTGGATGAGCCCCTGGTCATCTCTGGCCGCAGCAGCGCAGATGCACCTCTGCTGGTCAATCTTTCTGGCAACAATCTCCTCACCAGCCCACTGCTCCTGAACACAGGCGCTACAGAGTATGCCCTGCGCTCGGACGCAGGCACAGTAACCGTGCAGGGGGCCATTGACTATGGTGACAGCGTGGGTGCCACGACCCTGCATTTGCAGGGCGCTGGTGCCGGCCAGATCGCAGGCATCATCGGTGCCGGGGGCGATGCCTTGGGAATCACCAAAACCGGTCTGGGCACCTGGACCCTGAGCGGGGCCAATGCCTTCACCGGCCCGGTGCAGGTTAATGCGGGCCGTCTGGATCTTACCACGGCCCATGCCGCAGAAAACGCCATCACCGTGGCCGACGGCGCCACGCTGGGCCTGCAAGTAACCGTCCCCGGACAGAGCGTGGAAGCGACGTCCGTCAGTCTTTCCGGCACCTCCGATGCCGCGCTGGCCTTTGATTTGGGCAGCCTTGGAAACCCCTCTGTTCCGGTGCTCAAAACATCAGCTCTCAGCGTTACGGGTGTGGTTGGAGTGACGCTGAAAGGCGGTGGCTTGAGCATCGGGCAGATTCCTCTCCTGGACTATGAAGGCAGCATTGGCGGTGCCGGCTTTGCAGGCTTGCAACTCGCAGAAGTGCCTGCGCGTGTCACTGCCTCCCTCGTGGATGACAGCTTGAACGGTCTCGTTCTGCTGAATGTGACTGGCTTTGATCTGCCCCGCTGGACGGGCGAGATCAATGCCGTTTGGGACATCAATGATGGAACAGGCACAGGCACCACCAACTGGCGCGAGGTGAACAGCGGCGCACTCACACGTTACCTCCAAGGGACATCTGCCACAGATTCCGTGGTCTTTGACGACACCGCCAGCGGGCCGACCACCGTGACCCTCAGCGGGCCACTGACACCGGCCTCCGTCCTGGTCAGCAACTCGGACAAAACCTACACCTTTGACGGACCCGGCAATCTGGAGGGCCCTGGCAGCCTAACCAAGAATGGAACTGGCAGCCTGATCCTGCTTAACACCACCGCCAGCACCTACACAGGCACGACCACCATCAACGCAGGCACCGTCCAGGTAGGCGATGGCATCACCGCGCTGGCAGGCAGCCTGGGCAATGGCCCCATCATCAACACAGGCACCTTGCTGCTGAACCGTCCGGATGCCTACACCCTCAGCGGGGCGATCAGCGGTGCGGGCAGCATCATCAAGCTGGGCGCAGGCACGACAACTCTCTCTGGCAACAGCAGCTTCACCAGCGAACTCCAAGTGAATGCGGGCACCCTGCGGCTCGCCAATGCCAACGCCCTCGGCGACACAGCAGGGGCCACCGTGGTGGCGGATGGCGCGGCGCTGGACTTGAACGGCCAGCTTCTCCCAGAGGATGAAATCGTCCGCATCAGCGGTCAGGGTATCGCCCAGTCCGGCGCACTGATCAACACAGGCGCAGGCGGTGCGGGAGTGGGATTGAAAAAGCTCGTTTTGACTGGCCCCGCCACCCTCGGTGGTTCCGCACGCTGGGAC is drawn from Prosthecobacter algae and contains these coding sequences:
- a CDS encoding N-acetylmuramoyl-L-alanine amidase-like domain-containing protein, producing the protein MNRRSLLHALAAASLPGFLPAAEHLPQNLTFIGQAKFDRIVTRALQEKWRTLPIGERITRAARAMAGTPYVGYTLEIHDHIESPSANFDGQDCWTFFEIALGLARMLALPQDRFTPADLLHQIELTRYRSGICNGSYLDRIHYLDEWFQDNQKRGHIRNITPTLGKTVPLEGRRIDEMTVLWKSYRYLKHNPDLRPGMARIEAELQTRPFRYLPKDQVRDIEPRLQSGDIIGIVTHKPHVYCSHVGLAVRTADGTCHFMHASQTHKRVLVDKALHAYLADFKSHAGIVVARPLD
- a CDS encoding aldose epimerase family protein, with amino-acid sequence MFRCVLFAAAFALMTSSSSVAAHVVSTSWGKTTAGEEVQLFTLSRGAGLEVQVTNYGGIIVAVKVPDKKGVVADVVLGFDTLEPYLGKHPHFGCITGRYANRIGGASFQIDGVQHEVTANSGKHHIHGGKEAFDKKVWKARVLEDEVAVELSYTSADGEEGFPGKLDCTVTYTVTPEQELKIEYRATTDKATVVNLTNHSYFNLAGEGSGDILGHELTIPAETFTATDDALIPTGEIVSLVDTALDFTTPHLIGERIGTNYKPLIQGKGYDHNYVLPGSGIKLAARAKDPKSGRVMEVHTSDPAVQLYTGNHLKGVKGKAGHVYEARHGFCLETQKYPDSPNKPQFPSAVVRPGEPYLHTTIFKFYAE
- a CDS encoding PP2C family protein-serine/threonine phosphatase, with protein sequence MTAPVPLPIFMPPTAPAFVQEQDFAARQYKGRRDNQEDYYAFADAAEMTEEPLQKLLLVVGDGLGAHAGGSVASYLAVNAFVRAFHEQPGDASWRLRTALDTANETLGYITDRMPSVAPPMGTTMLSVLVSHQEVQWISVGDSPLFLYRRGLLTRLNADHSLTPLLEERVRAGTMTEEEAAHHPDRHTLQSAVMGLPMALIDFAADPIKLLPDDIVIAASDGIFTLTSKALEELLHFGQNTTADKIADAIIFAIRRINYDRQDNTTVGVVKIP